The following are encoded in a window of Nibricoccus aquaticus genomic DNA:
- a CDS encoding glycoside hydrolase family 43 protein, whose translation MMCVAALSWLLWVGSAGAATWTADNGNGTFTNPLFYEEFSDPDLIRVGEDYYLTGTTMHAMPGLPVLHSKDLVNWRLLGYVFNKLNLGPGFRLEDGKEIYGQGIWAPSFRHHGGVFHIFTNVNGQTTQHFTATNPAGPWTRTAMKCSLHDLSVYFDDDGKAYAIWGYQGIHFAELNEALDDIVPGTQRVIIEKSAGMGEGVHLYKIDGRYYITSAWFEGRMKMPCARADKITGPYEVNPAISMDEDFGLAEGNRLRGQKGPPFDVVPGNTRDGGRMSLHQGGLVQTQAGEWWGFSMMDFNSLGRLTALSPITWKDSWPYFGLEGNLKRTPRTWVKPKTGSADAGNEEKPSAPYRRNDDFSGPELANVWQWNHVPDDARWSLKARPGFLRLETQAADNFWRARNSLTQRAMGPRSVATAVLDVGGLKAGDVAGLALLNLPYAWIGVRAKAGGGLEVAQFDQTTGETQRVALGEGMKRVWLRVSCDFLTEKARFAWSADGGRFAEIGREFTMVFQLKTFQGVRYSLFAFNEASQAGGAADFDSFAVDEPNPRGLMRAIPVGEAITLTARGRGLALGVKDGAFASVPADKAARFTVIDAGLGRVALRVEDGRLVGVAGERVELVRGEVSAATSFQWTETVYGDLILMSLVTHRHLRIAPESGGISADHPGPAPDRGDGSCFEWSLQRR comes from the coding sequence ATGATGTGTGTAGCGGCGCTCTCGTGGCTTTTGTGGGTGGGTTCAGCCGGCGCGGCCACGTGGACGGCGGATAATGGGAATGGGACGTTTACCAATCCGCTCTTTTATGAGGAGTTTTCAGATCCGGATCTGATCCGAGTGGGCGAGGATTATTATCTGACGGGGACGACGATGCACGCGATGCCGGGGCTGCCGGTTTTGCACTCGAAGGATTTGGTGAACTGGCGGCTGCTCGGGTACGTTTTCAACAAGCTCAATCTGGGGCCGGGGTTTCGGCTGGAGGATGGAAAAGAAATTTACGGGCAGGGAATCTGGGCGCCGAGTTTCCGGCATCACGGCGGGGTGTTTCATATTTTTACGAACGTGAACGGGCAGACGACGCAGCATTTCACCGCGACGAATCCGGCGGGGCCGTGGACGCGGACGGCGATGAAGTGTTCGCTGCACGATCTGTCGGTGTATTTCGACGATGACGGGAAGGCGTACGCGATCTGGGGGTATCAGGGGATTCACTTCGCGGAGTTGAATGAAGCGCTGGACGACATCGTGCCGGGGACGCAGCGAGTAATCATCGAAAAGTCGGCGGGGATGGGCGAGGGCGTGCATCTTTATAAGATCGATGGACGTTACTACATCACGAGCGCGTGGTTCGAAGGGCGGATGAAGATGCCGTGCGCGCGGGCGGATAAAATCACGGGGCCGTACGAGGTGAATCCGGCGATCTCGATGGATGAGGATTTCGGTCTGGCTGAGGGAAACCGGTTACGCGGACAGAAAGGGCCGCCGTTCGACGTGGTGCCGGGGAACACGCGCGATGGCGGGCGGATGTCGCTGCATCAAGGCGGGTTGGTGCAGACGCAGGCGGGCGAGTGGTGGGGGTTTTCGATGATGGATTTTAATTCGCTCGGCCGGCTCACGGCGCTGTCGCCGATCACATGGAAGGACAGCTGGCCGTATTTTGGTCTGGAGGGAAATTTGAAGCGGACGCCGCGGACGTGGGTGAAGCCTAAGACGGGGAGTGCGGACGCGGGGAACGAGGAGAAGCCGTCGGCCCCGTATCGGCGGAATGATGACTTTAGCGGGCCGGAGTTGGCGAATGTCTGGCAGTGGAATCATGTGCCGGACGATGCGCGGTGGTCGTTGAAAGCGCGGCCGGGTTTTTTGCGGTTGGAGACGCAGGCGGCGGATAATTTCTGGAGGGCGAGGAATTCACTGACGCAGCGGGCGATGGGGCCGAGGTCGGTGGCGACAGCGGTTCTGGATGTGGGCGGGTTGAAGGCGGGCGATGTAGCGGGACTCGCGTTGTTGAATCTGCCGTATGCGTGGATCGGCGTGCGGGCGAAGGCGGGTGGCGGATTAGAGGTCGCGCAGTTTGATCAGACGACGGGAGAGACGCAGCGCGTGGCGTTGGGAGAAGGCATGAAGCGGGTGTGGCTGCGGGTGAGCTGCGATTTCCTGACGGAGAAGGCGCGGTTTGCGTGGAGTGCGGATGGGGGGAGATTCGCGGAGATCGGCAGGGAGTTCACGATGGTGTTTCAACTGAAGACGTTTCAGGGTGTGCGGTATTCGCTTTTTGCGTTCAACGAGGCGAGCCAGGCGGGTGGAGCGGCGGACTTCGATTCGTTTGCGGTGGATGAGCCGAATCCGCGCGGGTTGATGCGGGCGATTCCGGTGGGCGAAGCGATTACGCTGACGGCGCGGGGCCGTGGGTTGGCGCTGGGTGTGAAGGACGGCGCGTTCGCGTCGGTGCCTGCGGACAAGGCGGCGCGGTTCACGGTGATCGATGCGGGGTTGGGGCGGGTGGCGCTGCGCGTGGAAGACGGGCGGCTGGTCGGTGTGGCCGGTGAGCGCGTGGAGCTGGTGCGTGGAGAGGTGTCTGCGGCGACGAGCTTCCAGTGGACGGAGACGGTTTACGGCGATCTGATTTTGATGTCGCTCGTGACGCACCGGCATTTGCGGATCGCTCCGGAGAGCGGCGGGATCTCGGCGGATCATCCGGGGCCGGCGCCGGACCGTGGAGACGGGTCTTGTTTCGAGTGGAGTCTTCAGCGTCGCTGA
- a CDS encoding mannonate dehydratase: MKLGLGLYRHMLTAENFAFAKQAGATHIVAHLVDYFRGGAHVGPDDQPTGTDWGWGLAGDPEKLWTVEELVAVRRDVEAAGLTLEAIENFDPAHWGDILIDGPKRAQHIENVKTIVRRVGEAGIPVMGYNFSIAGVAGRTKGKYARGDAPAVGMEGPYDLPMPNGLVWNMVVDPTAPTRDTGTIPAATHEQLWDRYRRFLDEVLPVAEKAGVKMALHPDDPPMPFVRGQPRLVYQPQLYQKAIDLNPSPANALEFCVGSLAEMTEGDIYDVVDQYSRQRRLGYIHLRNVRDKVPHYKETFIDDGEIDVLRVLAILKKNQFEGVIIPDHAPQMSCAAPWHAGMAFALGYLKAGIQALEIRKG; encoded by the coding sequence ATGAAACTCGGACTCGGTCTTTACCGGCACATGCTCACGGCGGAAAATTTCGCGTTCGCGAAGCAGGCGGGTGCGACGCACATCGTCGCTCACCTGGTGGATTATTTTCGGGGAGGCGCGCATGTGGGCCCTGATGATCAACCGACGGGGACGGACTGGGGCTGGGGACTGGCGGGCGATCCGGAGAAACTCTGGACGGTGGAAGAACTCGTCGCGGTGCGACGTGATGTGGAGGCGGCGGGGCTGACGCTGGAGGCGATTGAGAATTTCGATCCGGCGCATTGGGGCGATATTTTGATCGATGGGCCGAAGCGCGCGCAGCACATCGAAAACGTGAAGACGATCGTGCGTCGCGTGGGCGAGGCGGGGATTCCGGTCATGGGCTATAATTTTTCCATCGCAGGCGTGGCGGGACGGACGAAAGGAAAATATGCGCGCGGCGATGCGCCGGCGGTCGGCATGGAAGGGCCGTACGATCTGCCGATGCCCAATGGACTCGTGTGGAACATGGTGGTCGATCCGACGGCACCGACGCGGGATACGGGGACAATCCCGGCGGCGACGCATGAGCAGTTGTGGGATCGTTACCGGCGTTTTCTGGATGAGGTTTTGCCGGTGGCGGAAAAGGCGGGAGTGAAGATGGCGCTGCATCCGGATGATCCGCCGATGCCGTTTGTGCGCGGGCAGCCGAGACTGGTTTATCAGCCGCAGCTTTATCAGAAGGCGATCGATCTGAATCCGAGTCCGGCGAACGCGCTGGAGTTTTGCGTGGGCTCACTGGCGGAGATGACGGAGGGCGACATTTACGACGTCGTCGATCAGTACAGCCGTCAGCGGCGGCTCGGTTACATCCATTTGCGCAACGTGCGCGACAAGGTGCCGCACTATAAAGAGACGTTTATCGACGATGGTGAGATCGACGTGCTGCGCGTGCTGGCGATTTTGAAGAAGAACCAATTCGAAGGTGTGATCATCCCGGATCATGCGCCGCAGATGAGCTGCGCGGCGCCGTGGCACGCGGGCATGGCGTTCGCGCTGGGTTATCTGAAGGCGGGGATTCAGGCGCTGGAGATTCGGAAGGGTTGA
- a CDS encoding glycosyl hydrolase 115 family protein, which produces MIHLRRLSFWFLFTVAAWPVAAQTPRSLLMEPIVAETAESGAVALVEKGRAAAIHVSVNDWAGVLRAARDLQADVERVSGVKPGFFAGAENVKSGEEESVVVIVGTLGRSALIDDLVARGKLKAEEIRGKWETFVIETVEAPLPGVKRALVIAGSDKRGTIYGVYEVSQQIGVSPWYWWADVSVAKRAEIFVKAGRFTSGEPVVKYRGIFLNDEAPALTGWAAEKFGGLNSQFYGKVFELMLRLRANYLWPAMWNNAFNEDDPENARLADEYGIVMGTSHHEPMVRSQQEWAKHGKGPWDYAKNEDGLKEFWSDGVRRNRAFESMVTLGMRGDGDEPMSEAANVALLEKIVADQRAILAKEVNADVTRVPQLWALYKEVQEYYERGMRVPDDVTLLWCDDNWGNLRRLPTEAERKRPGGAGVYYHFDYVGGPRNYKWLNVTPISKVWEQMHLAWQHEATRIWIVNVGDLKPMEFPIEFFLTYAWNPARWPYEKLGEYSRTWAAREFGEKHAGEIAALINGYTKLNRRRTPELLSPETFSLVNEREAERVLAEWTDLAERARKVDAALPEEARAAFLQLVLHPVEACANLNEMLVAAGRNRLHASQGRASAKAEGEWVRTLFAKDAAFTRRWDAMLDGKWRRMMDQIHIGYTIWQQPSASIMPAVTEVQVGEAGRLAIAVEGDVAARPGNYPVSAVAKLPELNAFKPGQTRWVEIFNRGAGRVAFTVETSEPWLRVMPASGELGPDVRVEVGANWSEVPAGERVARVLVKSADGQTLRVDVPVVKRNATGVKGFVETDRQVAMEALNFSRAVSGGGVEWKTLEGFGRMAGGVRAFPVTAKAVVPGGDSARLEYDVHLFSTGDVKVELHCAPSLDFLPGQPLSVAVSFDDAAPQVVKLGTWTSDATWEKAVAESVRRVLTTHRVERAGAHVLKIWCVTPGVVIERVVIDAGGVRPSYLGPRESRQVGTVNGRAAELARPRGDANSMLAHEQLVQKARAGRIDVYFLGDSITRRWGGTDYPDFLVHWKKNFHGWNAGNFGWGGDTTKNILWRITQGELDGVNPKVIVLLAGTNDLGKTPKPGAVADVVTGIATILEVCQAKAPEATIVLMGIFPRNDGERANAAINEVNEQIAKLADGKAVRFLNINDQLADAQGKLFEGVAVDKLHLSLKGYEVWAKNLKPMLTELLGPPAKVDVAPPPTGDPSAKPKAKAVTESKS; this is translated from the coding sequence ATGATACACCTGCGCCGCCTGAGCTTTTGGTTTTTGTTCACTGTCGCCGCGTGGCCGGTGGCGGCGCAGACGCCACGCTCGCTGTTGATGGAGCCGATCGTCGCGGAGACGGCGGAGAGCGGAGCGGTGGCGTTGGTAGAGAAAGGGCGCGCGGCAGCGATCCATGTGTCGGTGAATGACTGGGCGGGTGTGCTGCGGGCGGCGCGGGATTTGCAGGCGGATGTGGAGCGCGTGAGCGGCGTGAAGCCGGGATTTTTTGCGGGCGCGGAGAACGTGAAGTCGGGTGAAGAGGAAAGTGTTGTCGTGATTGTGGGGACTCTGGGGCGGAGCGCGCTGATTGATGATCTGGTGGCGCGGGGGAAATTGAAGGCGGAGGAGATTCGCGGGAAGTGGGAGACGTTTGTGATCGAGACAGTCGAGGCGCCGCTGCCGGGCGTGAAGCGGGCGCTGGTGATCGCGGGCAGTGACAAGCGCGGGACGATTTATGGCGTGTACGAAGTGTCGCAGCAGATCGGCGTGTCGCCGTGGTACTGGTGGGCGGATGTGTCGGTGGCGAAGCGGGCGGAGATTTTTGTGAAGGCGGGGCGGTTCACGTCGGGCGAGCCGGTCGTGAAGTACCGCGGAATTTTTTTGAATGATGAAGCGCCAGCTCTGACGGGATGGGCGGCGGAGAAATTTGGCGGATTGAACAGCCAGTTTTATGGGAAGGTGTTCGAGCTGATGCTGCGATTGCGGGCGAATTATCTGTGGCCGGCGATGTGGAATAATGCGTTCAACGAGGACGATCCGGAGAATGCGCGGCTGGCGGATGAGTACGGGATCGTGATGGGGACGTCGCATCACGAGCCGATGGTGCGCTCGCAGCAGGAGTGGGCGAAGCACGGGAAAGGTCCGTGGGACTACGCGAAGAATGAGGACGGGTTGAAGGAATTCTGGAGCGACGGAGTGCGGAGAAATCGGGCGTTCGAAAGCATGGTGACGCTCGGGATGCGCGGCGACGGCGATGAGCCGATGTCGGAAGCGGCGAATGTGGCGCTGCTGGAAAAGATCGTGGCGGATCAGCGCGCAATTCTGGCGAAGGAAGTGAATGCGGACGTGACGCGCGTGCCGCAGCTGTGGGCTCTCTATAAAGAAGTGCAGGAATACTATGAGCGCGGGATGCGCGTGCCGGATGATGTGACGCTGCTTTGGTGCGACGACAACTGGGGCAATCTCCGGCGTCTGCCGACGGAGGCAGAGCGGAAGCGGCCGGGCGGCGCGGGGGTTTATTATCACTTCGACTACGTGGGCGGGCCGAGGAACTACAAATGGCTGAACGTGACGCCGATCTCGAAGGTGTGGGAGCAGATGCATCTCGCGTGGCAGCATGAGGCGACGCGGATTTGGATCGTGAATGTCGGCGATCTGAAGCCGATGGAGTTCCCTATAGAGTTTTTCCTGACGTACGCGTGGAATCCGGCGCGGTGGCCTTATGAAAAGCTCGGTGAGTATTCGCGGACGTGGGCGGCGCGGGAGTTTGGCGAAAAGCACGCGGGGGAAATCGCGGCGCTCATCAACGGGTACACGAAGCTGAACCGGCGGCGGACGCCGGAGCTGTTGTCGCCCGAGACGTTTTCGCTGGTGAATGAACGCGAGGCTGAGCGCGTGCTGGCGGAGTGGACGGACCTGGCGGAGCGTGCCCGGAAAGTGGATGCGGCATTGCCGGAGGAGGCGCGGGCGGCGTTTTTGCAGCTGGTGCTGCATCCGGTGGAGGCGTGCGCGAATTTGAACGAGATGCTGGTGGCGGCGGGGAGGAACCGGTTGCACGCGTCGCAAGGGCGGGCATCGGCGAAGGCGGAAGGCGAATGGGTGCGGACGTTGTTCGCGAAGGATGCGGCGTTCACGCGGCGGTGGGACGCGATGCTCGATGGGAAGTGGCGGCGGATGATGGATCAGATCCATATCGGTTACACGATCTGGCAGCAGCCGAGCGCGAGTATCATGCCGGCGGTGACGGAAGTGCAGGTCGGCGAGGCGGGGCGGCTGGCGATCGCGGTCGAAGGCGATGTGGCGGCGAGGCCGGGGAATTATCCGGTGAGCGCGGTGGCGAAGCTGCCGGAGTTAAATGCGTTCAAGCCGGGGCAGACGCGGTGGGTGGAAATTTTTAACCGGGGAGCGGGGCGGGTGGCGTTCACGGTGGAGACGAGTGAACCGTGGCTGCGGGTGATGCCGGCGAGCGGTGAACTCGGGCCGGATGTGCGCGTCGAAGTCGGAGCGAACTGGAGTGAGGTGCCGGCGGGCGAGCGGGTGGCGCGCGTGCTGGTAAAGAGCGCGGACGGGCAGACGCTGCGCGTCGATGTGCCGGTGGTGAAGCGGAACGCAACAGGCGTGAAGGGTTTTGTGGAGACGGACCGGCAGGTGGCGATGGAGGCGCTGAATTTTTCGCGCGCGGTGAGTGGCGGTGGGGTTGAGTGGAAAACGCTGGAAGGATTTGGGCGAATGGCCGGGGGCGTGAGGGCGTTTCCGGTGACGGCGAAGGCGGTCGTGCCGGGCGGAGATTCGGCGCGGCTGGAGTATGACGTGCATTTGTTTTCGACGGGTGACGTGAAGGTGGAGCTGCATTGCGCGCCGTCGCTGGATTTTCTGCCGGGGCAGCCGCTGAGTGTGGCGGTGTCGTTTGACGATGCGGCACCGCAGGTGGTGAAGCTCGGGACGTGGACGAGCGATGCGACGTGGGAGAAGGCGGTGGCGGAGAGCGTGCGGCGGGTGTTGACGACGCATCGGGTGGAGCGGGCGGGGGCGCATGTATTGAAGATCTGGTGCGTGACGCCTGGGGTGGTGATCGAGCGCGTGGTGATCGACGCGGGCGGAGTGCGGCCGAGTTATCTAGGGCCGCGGGAAAGCCGGCAGGTGGGCACGGTGAACGGACGAGCGGCGGAGCTTGCGCGGCCGAGGGGTGATGCAAATTCGATGCTGGCGCACGAGCAGCTGGTGCAGAAGGCGCGGGCGGGGCGGATCGATGTTTATTTCCTCGGGGATTCGATCACGCGGCGTTGGGGCGGGACGGATTATCCCGACTTTCTGGTGCACTGGAAAAAGAATTTCCACGGGTGGAATGCGGGAAATTTTGGCTGGGGCGGCGACACGACGAAGAACATCCTCTGGCGGATCACGCAGGGAGAACTCGATGGCGTTAACCCCAAGGTCATCGTGTTGCTGGCGGGGACGAACGACCTCGGGAAGACGCCGAAGCCGGGTGCGGTTGCCGACGTGGTGACGGGAATCGCGACGATTCTGGAGGTGTGCCAAGCGAAGGCACCGGAAGCGACGATCGTGCTGATGGGGATTTTTCCGCGCAACGATGGCGAGAGAGCGAACGCCGCGATCAATGAAGTGAATGAGCAGATCGCGAAACTGGCGGATGGGAAAGCGGTGCGGTTTCTTAACATCAACGACCAACTCGCGGACGCGCAGGGAAAGCTTTTTGAGGGTGTCGCGGTGGACAAGCTGCACCTGTCGCTGAAGGGCTATGAGGTCTGGGCGAAGAACCTGAAGCCGATGCTGACGGAATTGCTCGGGCCGCCAGCGAAGGTGGATGTCGCGCCGCCTCCCACAGGCGATCCGAGTGCGAAGCCGAAAGCGAAGGCGGTCACGGAGAGCAAATCTTAG
- the galB gene encoding beta-galactosidase GalB: MPQKFLRIALIVVSFIAPAFAASESAAAPRERVSINEGWRFRMGDLEGNKTPLLYDVRPEVTDARDDKAADSTPEEAARLAAAKQGVLKPWILPTGNAFIKDPAKRRVRPAGDPGGEVSFVRGDFDDSGWKAVTLPHDWAIAGPFLEEGNYGGMGRLPSWGIGWYRKKLEIPAGDAGKLIRLEVDGAMAYATVWLNGRLVGGWPFGYSSWQVDLTPYVNFGGENQLAIRLDNPPSSSRWYPGGGIYRNVWLTKTQTVRVAQWGTFVKAREVSADAAMVDVAVTVVNGSQEKTVVEVATAIHALAADGTREAKAVVELPVTSLSLAPGEENVASGSVEIGTPRLWGPPPTQTPHRYVAVTRVMRGEELVDVYETRFGIRDVQWDAERGVLVNGERIRLQGVNQHHDLGALGAAFNLRAAERQLEMLRELGCNAIRISHNPPAPELLELTDRMGFLVIDESFDCWERKKTPLDFHLIFPDWSEQDMRALVRRDRNHPSVVLWSIGNEVGEQYTDAAGAAVAKKLHDIVREEDPTRPTTTAMNWAKADMPLPAVVGVINLNYQGEGIRQEPEFEGTDRIRTPPQYPNFRAKFPGKVIISSESASAFSTRGVYLFPVSPMVSAPVRDGRGGDSKQHVVTSYELHAVDFGSTADKVFATQDKHPYVAGEFVWTGWDHLGEPTPYYAARGSYCGIIDMAGFKKDRFYLYQSRWRPELPMAHLLPHWTWPERVGEVTPVHVFTSGDEAEVFLNGRSQGRKKKGAYEYRLRWDEVVYEPGKLEVVAYKNGKEWARDEVRTAGEAAKLELTVDRAAIRGDGKDLAFVTVRVTDKDGLTVPRAEQSLRFTVEGAGEFVASDNGDPRSFEPFQVPTRKAFSGLCLVIVRAKPGATGEIKVTAKADGLTTGTTTITAARK, from the coding sequence ATGCCCCAGAAATTCCTCCGAATCGCCCTGATCGTGGTTAGTTTTATCGCGCCTGCGTTTGCGGCCTCCGAGTCAGCGGCGGCACCGCGTGAGCGTGTCTCGATCAATGAAGGATGGCGGTTCCGGATGGGCGATCTGGAGGGAAATAAGACGCCGCTGCTCTACGATGTGCGGCCGGAAGTGACTGACGCGAGGGATGACAAGGCGGCGGACTCAACGCCCGAGGAAGCGGCGCGACTCGCGGCGGCCAAGCAGGGCGTGCTGAAGCCGTGGATTTTGCCGACGGGAAATGCGTTCATCAAAGATCCAGCGAAGCGTCGTGTGCGGCCGGCGGGCGATCCGGGCGGAGAGGTTTCGTTTGTGCGCGGAGACTTCGACGACAGCGGTTGGAAGGCGGTGACGTTGCCGCATGACTGGGCGATTGCGGGGCCGTTTTTGGAGGAAGGGAATTATGGAGGCATGGGGCGTCTGCCGAGTTGGGGCATTGGCTGGTACCGGAAGAAGCTGGAAATACCGGCGGGCGATGCGGGGAAGTTGATCCGGTTGGAGGTGGATGGGGCGATGGCGTATGCGACGGTGTGGCTCAACGGGCGGCTGGTGGGCGGGTGGCCGTTTGGGTACTCGTCGTGGCAGGTCGATCTGACGCCGTATGTGAATTTTGGAGGCGAGAACCAGCTCGCGATCCGGCTGGATAATCCGCCGAGTTCGTCGCGCTGGTATCCGGGTGGGGGTATTTATCGGAACGTGTGGCTGACGAAGACGCAGACAGTGCGCGTGGCGCAGTGGGGGACGTTTGTGAAGGCGCGGGAAGTTTCAGCGGACGCGGCGATGGTGGATGTGGCGGTGACAGTGGTGAATGGTTCGCAGGAGAAGACGGTCGTGGAGGTGGCGACGGCGATTCACGCGCTCGCGGCGGATGGGACGCGGGAAGCGAAAGCGGTGGTGGAGTTACCTGTGACGAGTCTGTCGCTCGCGCCGGGCGAAGAGAACGTGGCGAGTGGATCGGTGGAGATTGGCACGCCGCGTCTTTGGGGGCCCCCGCCGACGCAGACGCCGCATCGGTATGTGGCGGTGACGCGCGTGATGCGCGGCGAGGAACTCGTGGATGTTTATGAGACGCGGTTTGGGATTCGCGATGTGCAGTGGGATGCAGAGCGCGGCGTGTTGGTGAATGGCGAGCGCATCCGGCTGCAAGGTGTGAATCAGCATCACGATCTCGGGGCGCTGGGGGCGGCGTTTAATCTGCGGGCGGCGGAGCGGCAGCTGGAGATGCTTCGCGAGCTCGGGTGTAATGCGATTCGCATCAGCCACAATCCACCCGCGCCGGAGTTGCTGGAGCTGACGGATCGGATGGGGTTTCTGGTGATCGACGAGTCGTTTGACTGTTGGGAGCGGAAAAAGACGCCGCTGGATTTTCATCTGATCTTTCCCGACTGGAGCGAGCAGGACATGCGGGCGCTGGTGCGACGCGACCGGAATCATCCGTCGGTGGTGTTGTGGAGCATCGGGAACGAAGTCGGCGAGCAGTACACGGATGCGGCGGGCGCGGCGGTGGCGAAAAAGTTGCACGACATCGTGCGTGAGGAAGATCCGACGCGGCCGACGACGACGGCGATGAATTGGGCGAAGGCGGACATGCCGCTGCCGGCCGTGGTGGGCGTGATCAATCTGAACTATCAGGGCGAAGGCATCCGGCAGGAGCCGGAGTTCGAGGGGACGGATCGGATTCGCACGCCGCCGCAGTATCCGAACTTTCGAGCGAAGTTTCCGGGCAAGGTGATTATCAGCAGCGAGTCGGCGTCGGCGTTTAGCACGCGTGGGGTTTATCTGTTTCCGGTTTCACCGATGGTGAGCGCGCCGGTGCGCGACGGGCGTGGAGGCGATTCGAAGCAGCACGTGGTGACTTCGTACGAGTTGCACGCGGTGGATTTCGGATCGACGGCGGACAAGGTGTTCGCGACGCAGGACAAGCATCCGTACGTGGCGGGCGAGTTTGTGTGGACGGGCTGGGATCATCTCGGCGAGCCGACGCCGTACTATGCGGCGCGCGGCTCGTACTGCGGCATCATCGACATGGCGGGATTTAAGAAGGACCGGTTTTATCTCTATCAGTCGCGCTGGCGGCCGGAGCTGCCGATGGCGCATCTGCTGCCGCACTGGACCTGGCCGGAGCGCGTGGGCGAGGTGACACCGGTGCATGTGTTCACGTCGGGCGATGAGGCGGAGGTTTTTCTCAACGGGCGTTCGCAGGGGCGGAAGAAGAAGGGCGCGTACGAGTACCGGCTGCGTTGGGACGAGGTTGTTTATGAGCCGGGCAAGCTAGAGGTTGTTGCCTACAAGAATGGAAAAGAGTGGGCGCGCGATGAGGTGCGCACGGCGGGCGAAGCGGCGAAGCTGGAGCTGACGGTGGATCGCGCGGCGATTCGCGGGGATGGGAAAGACCTGGCGTTTGTGACGGTGCGCGTGACGGACAAAGACGGGCTGACGGTGCCGCGGGCGGAGCAGTCGCTGCGATTCACGGTGGAAGGCGCGGGGGAATTTGTGGCGTCGGATAATGGCGATCCGCGGAGCTTCGAGCCGTTTCAGGTGCCGACGCGGAAGGCGTTCAGCGGGTTGTGTCTCGTGATTGTGCGAGCGAAGCCAGGTGCGACGGGAGAAATCAAAGTCACGGCGAAAGCCGATGGGCTCACGACGGGAACGACAACGATCACTGCTGCTAGAAAATAA